From Methylobacterium radiodurans, a single genomic window includes:
- a CDS encoding AsnC family transcriptional regulator: MQFEYTRHKGARSPVTDAPTFRVKSLNEASRAGQKADLSHLIDRSYGYHSQRELRWHLAERLGLAPNTLRLREATI, encoded by the coding sequence ATGCAATTCGAGTACACGCGCCACAAGGGCGCCCGGTCGCCCGTCACCGATGCGCCGACCTTTCGGGTCAAGAGCCTGAACGAAGCCTCCCGGGCCGGGCAAAAGGCCGACCTCTCCCACCTGATCGATCGCAGCTACGGCTATCACTCGCAGCGCGAGCTGCGCTGGCATCTCGCCGAGCGCCTCGGCCTGGCGCCGAACACCCTGCGCCTGCGCGAGGCCACAATCTGA
- a CDS encoding type 1 glutamine amidotransferase domain-containing protein, translating into MPDIKQSKVLILATDGFEETELTVPLTKLRQAGATVHVVAPKSREAKESIRGWDKTDWGKNVAVDHDLEAVDVSAYDVLVLPGGQINPDKLRLEPRALEVIKGFLTSGKVVAAICHAPWLLIETGAVKGRDVTSFSSIKTDVINAGGRWHDKEVVTDQGIITSRNPGDLDAFVAKIIEEVKEGRHEARQLAA; encoded by the coding sequence ATGCCCGACATCAAGCAGTCAAAGGTCCTGATCCTCGCCACCGATGGCTTCGAGGAGACCGAGCTGACCGTGCCGCTGACCAAGCTGCGGCAGGCGGGCGCGACCGTGCACGTGGTCGCGCCGAAATCCCGCGAGGCCAAGGAGTCGATCCGCGGCTGGGACAAGACCGACTGGGGCAAGAACGTCGCGGTCGATCACGATCTGGAGGCGGTCGACGTCTCCGCCTACGACGTGCTCGTCCTGCCGGGCGGCCAGATCAATCCGGACAAGCTACGCCTGGAGCCGCGGGCGCTGGAGGTGATCAAGGGCTTCCTCACCTCCGGTAAGGTCGTCGCCGCGATCTGCCACGCGCCCTGGCTGCTGATCGAGACCGGCGCCGTGAAGGGCCGCGACGTCACCTCGTTCAGCTCGATCAAGACGGATGTGATCAACGCGGGTGGGCGCTGGCACGACAAGGAGGTGGTGACCGACCAGGGCATCATCACCAGCCGCAACCCGGGCGACCTCGACGCCTTCGTGGCCAAGATCATCGAGGAGGTGAAGGAGGGCCGTCACGAGGCTCGCCAGCTCGCCGCCTGA
- a CDS encoding cold-shock protein gives MNTGTVKWFNETKGYGFIQPDDGGKDVFVHISAVERAGLRNLVEGQKLSYEIVADKRSGKEAAGNLQAA, from the coding sequence GTGAATACCGGCACCGTGAAGTGGTTCAACGAGACCAAGGGCTACGGCTTCATCCAGCCCGACGACGGCGGCAAGGACGTGTTCGTCCACATCTCCGCCGTCGAGCGCGCGGGGCTGCGTAACCTCGTCGAGGGCCAGAAGCTCTCCTACGAGATCGTGGCCGATAAGCGCAGCGGCAAGGAAGCGGCGGGCAACCTCCAGGCGGCCTGA